A window of Pelagicoccus enzymogenes genomic DNA:
GAAAGCTTCGTTCTCCGCGATCCGTCCGGCAAGACGGTTGCCTCCACCCCCAACCGCAAGTCCTCCTACCTAAGATCTGAATACATCGGACGCGGTTCTAGCAACGCGTTCTCCCTAGGCTCCGAGCTCCCCGGTTGGACGCTCCACCTCTACACCCAGCTCGACGGCAGCCTAACCAGAGTGATCACCAGCGCCGCAGGCATCGGCACCAGCGCCATCTTGCTTACTCTCGCATGCACCGGCCTTTGGCTCGTCTGGCAATCTCGGGCCAGCCAACTCGACGCAGCCCGCAAGGTGTCCTTCGTATCCAACGTTTCCCACGAGCTCAAGACTCCCTTAACCACCATACGCATGTACTCCGAGCTCCTCCAGAGCGGACGCGTCAAGGAAGACGAGAAACGTATCAGATACCTCGATACAATATCCGGGGAGAGCCAGCGCCTTACACGTCTCGTCAACAACGTGCTCGACTTCTCACGTCTCGATCGGAGAAAAGCCAAGCTCAACCTCGCCGCCCAAGCCATCGACCCCGTGCTTCAATCCTACCTTGACCTCCGCCAAGGCGACCTTTCCCGAGCAGGCTTCGCCCTCGAAACCGAATTGCAGCTCGGAGAGACGCCGCTCGTGTTCGATCGCGACGCCCTCTGCCAAATCGTGGGCAACCTCGTCGATAACTCGCTAAAGTACGCCAAGCAAGGAGCTTGGATCCGCATTCGCTCGCATCGAAACGCGAGCCACGCCTTCATCGAATTTTCAGACCAAGGCCCCGGACTGCCAAAGCACCTGCGAAAGAAAACCTTCCAAGCCTTCAAGCGCGGCGACGACTCCCTTACCGCGGAGAGCTCCGGCTTCGGTCTCGGCCTCAGCATCGCCCAAACCTTGGCCAATGAAATGGGCGCCAAACTCACATACCAACACCCAAAGACGAATCGCCTTCACCCCACCTTCGTCTTGGAGTTCCCTATCTCAGATTTCGAAAAATGAGCCAAAAACGAATCTTAGTCGCAGAGGACGATCCGCATATCCGTACCGGACTCGTGGATACACTCGAGAGCGAAGGCTATAAAGTCACGAGCGCTCACGACGGCAAGCAAGCCAGCAGCCTCCTCTCACAAGAGACATTCGACCTCGCCCTGCTTGACATCATGATGCCCGGCAAAGACGGCTACGCCCTCTGCCAAGAAGTTCGCGCCAAGTCCCCGCAAACCGCCATCGTTCTGCTCACTGCCAAAAGCCAAGAGATCGACAAAGTGCTCGGACTCAAGCTCGGGGCCGACGACTACATCACCAAACCCTTTGGCGTACAGGAACTGCTCGCCCGCCTCGAAGCCATTTTTCGACGCCTCGCAGCGCGCATCCCCGCCGATGACAAGACCTCCCTTCCAACTCAGCTAACCATCGGCCAAGCCGCCGCAAACCGTTCGACCTATAAACTTGAATACGAAGGCCGCGAAGCGCCCCTCACCGAGCGAGAGCTCAAGCTGCTCGAGCAATTCTACCTCCACCCCGGCGAAGTCCTCAACCGTAACACCCTACTCGATCGCGTATGGGGAATTGAATACTACGGCACTACCCGCACCCTCGACCAACACATTGCCCAGCTGCGGAAAAAGTTCGCCAAACTCGGCGCCGACGATCCCATCGAAACCGTGCACGGAGTCGGCTACCGCTCCAAGCGCTAGCCAACCTTCACTCTTCATCCTCGTAAAATGCTCATCCTCATAGCCGCCCAGTCCCTCGACGGTTTCATCGCTCGCCCTGATCGGGCTGGCACCGACTTCTGCAGCGAAGCGGATGCGAGCTTCCTGCGCGACACGCTCAAAAAATTCGATTCGCTCATCATGGGTCGCAAGACTTTCGAGACCCTTCGCGAACGCATCCTGAATTCGGATACTAAACGCTACCTTCGCAAAATCATAACGCGATCTCCCGCCGCCTACGCGGCCGACACCCGGCCGGACTTGGTCGAGTTCACCGACCAGCCCCCGATCGAAACGCTCTCAGAACTCGCTGGCCGCGGACGCAAAAAAACCGCCCTACTCGGCGGCGGCGAGATCTATACCCAATACCTGGAGGCCGGCGTGGTCGACGAGCTTTGGATCACCATCGAGCCCCTGCTTTTCGGAGGCGGTACCCCACTTCTCGGCAAAGCAAACGAGCGCCCTCTCAAGCTCCTCTCCCACCATCGGCTAAGCGACGAGACCCTGCTGCTTAAATACAAGCCCCTGTAGTCCACGGCGCTCGTTGTAAACCTTGAGCCAAGCCGAAAGGCGCCGTCCCGCGTCAATCGGATCAAAGAAAGTAACGGATTGTCTCGTCAGCAAGTTCCTCGAAACGCCGGGGCCTCGGAGATCCGATTTTCCGCGGACCTACTCGTCCATGTTATGCGTGTGAAACTCGTCGGAAAACATGCGCAGCAAGCTATCGAGCTCCTCGGTGATCTTCTCTGGACGATTCGCGACGCCCATCATTTTGCGCTCCCAAGTCGCCAGCGACATGGAAACCGTACGGTCCTTGGGACGTTCCAGCTGAGCCATCTCGCGCAACTCCAGCTTCACCATGTACAAATGGCTCGGCCCCTGCACATGGGCCACGTCGATCGCAACTTCCAGATAGGGCTGCCCCGGCATCACGTCCAACTCCATGGAGGAGAGCAGCCGCACGTCGAAATCCTCCAAAGACTTGAGGGCCTGCTTCTCAACGTCGTCGTAAGTCAGCTCAAAAACGTCCGACTGGATGTTCAGCTGGCGAATCTCCAATCCCACTCCCTGAAGGTTCGTGAGAACGCTGTCCATGTAGTCAGACGCTGCGCAAAAAAACGGGCTCGCTACGGCCACTGCCAAGATTTGGAAAATTCTCATAACACGTACCTTAATCGACGAGACAGCACGCTAGCTGAAATTCTCCCCAGCGCAGCAAAAAACAACACAAACCCTCGGGTATTCCCTAGGGCGCAATCAAGCGCCATCCTTGCATTCAGGCCATCGGATACGGCTTTACCCGCACCTTCGGCGGCAAATTCGCTTCCAATCCAGCCACCTTCCCCTTCTCTCACAGTTCGCATCCATGCAAATCGACGCCCGCAACCGCCAAGCTACCCTCAGCGTAGGAGAATTCTCCGCTTTCACGCCCTACGCGACTCCGGGCTTCGGCGGCGTTTCGGCCGCCTGGCGAGCCCAGCTCGGAACTGAATGGCATCAACGTATCCAAAGAGAATCCGCTGACGCCGGCGAAGGGATGCAAGACGAAGTCTCCCTTTCCGGAGCCCTCGCTTGGAGAAACTGGACCCTGCACCTCAGCGGCCGCATCGACCAGTTCAAGGCCTCCCCGACCGCGCCGCACCTTCGCGAAATCAAGACCCTTTCCGAGCCCGTTCCCCTCGACCGCGAGGCCATCCTCGAACGCTACCCCGCCTACCCGCTCCAGCTCCTCACCTACCGAGAGCTTCTCATCCAAGCAGGTAGGAGCGACCTGGGTCGCGACCCCGCTGCCGAGACTTTCCGACTTGAGCTCCTCTTCGTAGAAATCGGATCCGGCCTCACCCAATCCCTCGTTCTCGACAAAACCTACGACGGGCTCTTCGTCGACCATCTCGACACCCTTGTCGACTACCTCGAGGCCAAACAAGAACGTCTCGCCCGACTCCGCTCCCTCTCAGTGCGCCCCGCCTACGACACTCCACGTCCCGGCCAAGAGCACATCCAAACAGAGCTGGCCGAGGCCTTTTCCCAATCCCAGATCACTTTGCTGGAAGCTCCCACCGGTTACGGAAAAACGGGGGTTGCCTGGGAATACGCCGCTCGCCGCCTCGCCGCCGGCCAATGCGATCGCGTGCTCTACCTCACCTCCAAAAGCACCGGCCAAACCGAGGCCCTCACCCGCCTCAAAGCCCTTCTTTCCAAAGCCACCCTTTCAAAAAGCCCGGAAAGCGACTCCCGCAGTTCCGCCTCCCCCCCGGCCACTTTCTGGCACATTCGCAACAAGCAGGAACACTGCATCCACCACGAATTCCGCTGCTCCCGGCAAACCTGCCCCTACCTCGCCGAGCTGCACGAAAAATGGAAGCGCTCAGGCCTGCAGCGCCTCTACCTGCTCTCCCAAGACGAGCTCGACCTCGAGACCCTGCGGGCCGAAGGACGCGTCACCGGCATCTGCCCCTACGAGATCATGAGAGCCGGCCTCGGCCAGCGCGACATCTGGGTCGGCGACTACAATTACCTTTTCTCGCCCTCCTCCGCCCGTTTGCTCGCCGACCAAGCCGACTTCGACCCCGCCCGCACCTTCCTGATTGTCGACGAAGCCCACAACCTGCCGTCCCGAGTCGCCTCCGCCTACACCCACGAGTTCTCCGTCCACCCCGTCTACGCCGCCCTCGACGACCTCAACGCCAACAAGGCTCCCGCCGCCCTGCGCAACCACTTCAAAATCCTCGCCAACCTGCTCACCGCTGGAGGGAACAGCCCGACCCGGTCCGCAACAAGCGATTCAGAAGTCGATCCGGCCACCGAAGCCGATTTCCGCCACTCCATCGGCAAGGTCAGCGAATTGCTCAACAGCGAACCGCTTGCCTACGAGGAGTTGCAACCCGATACCCTCGAACTGCTTTTCCAAATCAGCTCCGCCCACGCCGGCCAGCTGCGAGGCGAACTCAAGCATCAACTTTGGTCACCCCATCCCGGGACCTTCCGCCTCGAGTGCATCGACGCCTCCAAGCTCATCCAGTCCCAGCTTTCCCAATACAACGGAGCCCTCTTCCTTTCCGCCACCCTCACCCCCCTAGAGTCCTACCTCGACGAAATCGGCCTAGAGCCGGGAGGTGGGACGGCCGCTCCGCGGGCGTCAACTCACCCCCAAATCAGCCACCTCACTCCGCCCGCTCCCTGGCGCAGCGAAGCCTACGACGTCGCCATCGACCTCCGCGTCGACACCCGCTTCAAATCGCGCCGTAACCACTTGCCCACTACCGCTGCTACAATCGCCCAAGCCGCAGAGTTCGCCGGCCCCACTATCGCCTTCTTCCCCAGCTACGCTTACGCCAAACAAGCTTACGAGCACCTGCAACTGAAGCACTCCGAGCTACGCGTCGCCCTGCAACCGAGAGCAGGCGGTAGCCTCGCCGACCGCAATGCGTACCTAGAGGAGACACTCGCCTTCCACGACGTGCTCATCCTCATCCTCGGCTCCTCCTACGCCGAAGGGGTCGACACCCTTGGCGGAAAAGCCGGAACTGCCATCGTAGTAAGCCCTGCCTTGCCCGAGATGAACTTCATCCAAGAAGCGAAACGCGAGCACCACGACAACCTGGGCCACAGCGGTTTCGAACGAGCCTACCTGCACCCCGGTATCCAAAAAGTGAATCAAGCCCTCGGCCGCCTCGTCCGCTCGCCCGAGCACAAGGTCAAAGCCCTCCTCCATTGCCAACGCTTCGCCGATCCCAAAACCAAGAGATTACTCGATCCCCTGTACCAGTCGAAAAGCTACATCCACGAAGAGAGCGACTTGAGGGAGTGGCTAAACAAGTAGGGCTGGCGCTCGCGCCACGCCGCGAAGCCTGAATCGGCACGTTGCGGCGCGGAGCAAGCGCCGACCCTACGATCCTTACAGACCTCGCTCTTCCACTTCCTCCTCGTCCCAGCCGAAATGGTGGCCGAGCTCGTGCAGGTAAGTCTTGCGGATTTCGTCCTCGTAATCGAGGCCCTCGTCTTCGCAATACCAGGCGATGGCGCCCATGTAGATAGCGATTACTCCGCTTTCATCCACGCTCCCGGAGTCGTCGCCGTAAGCGATGTATTCGCCTAACATATACATCGCTTCCGGATCGATATGCGGGGCGTTCGGATGGTAGCGCTTGAAGAGGCAAGGAACCTTCTCTGCCGCGGGACGGATTTCGTCCGGCAGCTCCGACATACACTCCGTCACCACGTCACGGGCGACGCGCTCTAGTTCTGGCCAATCGTATCGAGGAAGTTTCATGGAAAGGAAAGCAGGTAGGAGCGAGTTTACTCGCGATTCAATCGCTTTTTTCGCGACCAAGGTCGCTCCTACGAAACCAAAGCCTTAGTCCACGAAAATATCGCTGATCTGAACCTGGCGCAGCTCGCCATGCTGCTTGAGCGCTTCCATGTCGATGGCCGTCGAAGGGCCGAGAATGGAAATCATCTTGGGCTGCCCCTGAATCTCAGCATCGTAGAACTCGAAGAGGTCCTCCAATTCGCCCGCCATGATTCGTTCGTAGCGCGTTTCACGCGGGTCACCTTCGAGCCCCACCCGCTCCCAAGCCTTGACGGCGCCGAGAACGTCGCGGAAGCCGATCTTGGAAACGCGGAACTGGTTATCGAGCGACTCCTTCACCACACCAAAGCGGTCCTCGGATCGTGGCATATTATTCCAAAGATCGAGGTAGGCAGCCAGCGAATCGACCGTCTTGTCAGCCTGAGTACCGATAAAGCCCATCACCAGATTTTCTCCACCCTCGAAGCTGGAAACCAAGAAATGAGCCCAAACGGAGTAAGCCAAGGCCCGCGCTTCGCGCATTTCCTGGAAGACGATTCCGCCCATTCCGCCATAGAAATACTCGTTGAAGGTCTCGATCATGGGTCGCTCCGACTCGTCGTAAATGCCACCCGGAAACTCGATGCGAATCTGCGACTGGGCCGTCTCCCAGTCGACGTAAACGATCTCGTTCGACTTCGGCTCATGAAGCTTCGGCAAGACCGGAGCCGGGGCCGGCTTCAGGGCTCGCTTGGTCTTGGAAAGCTTCTTCAACTTTTTGGCAACGTCCTTGATCGGCATCTTTCCGACGTACAAATAATCGTGTTGGTATCCAGAAAGTAGATGCAACTGACTCATCAAATCTTCCACGCTTAGGGCCTTGATTTCCGTGGAGGAGAGCCCTGTCAAAAAGGGCGATTCTTCGCCGTAGCGCGTGTAGTTGCGCAACGCGTTGAAGATCATGCTCGGCTCCTTCATGGCATCTTGCTTCTGCTTCAGCTGGATTGCGACCAACTCTTTCAAAACATCTGCATTCCCTTGGGAATCCAGTAGCACTTCCTGGAACAGCGAAAGCGACTCGTCGAAATTTTGCTCCAAACCGCTCACGCTCAAAGTCGTGTTGTGGTCGCCAACCGAGAAACCGAAGTCCGCCCCTAAGGCATACCACGCTTTTTTAAGTTCCGGCGGGGAGAGCCTCGACGTACCGGACTTGTCCAACAAGGCGGCCGTCATTGGCAGCTCACGCATTTCTCGACTGCCCAGTTCGTAGACCTTGGACAATGCAAACAGATCGTTGGCTGGGTTCTCAACGTAGAAGAGACGCACTCCGTTGCCCAGCTTCATCACCTGATAGTCGTCGCCCTTCTTCAGAAACTCCGGCTCGATCGGGTCCGACTCCATTGCAAGCAACTCAGCCGCGAATTCCGAGCGCTTGCTGCGGTCGATGTCGATGGGATCGAATTCTGGCTTCGGCACCGTCGGCGGCGTGTAGTCTCCATCTTTTCGATACGCGGCTACATAGGGCTTGGAGAAATACTTGTTGGCCACGCGAACCAGGTCTTCCTTCGTCAACGCCGCCATGCGGTCGATCTCGTTGACCACATCCGCCCACTCTTTCTTCTCGCCGAAGGCGGTGCTGATGAGCCTCAACCTTCCCGCGTTAGTCTCCATGGCCAGCTTTTCGTTCTTCTCGAAATCCGTCACGATGGCCGAAAGGATCCATTCCTCGAATTCCCCATTCTTGAGGATTTCCAGCTGCTCCAGCAAAAGCGCTTCCACTTCCTCCAAGCTCTGCCCTTCCTTGGGAGCGCCGTAGAGGAACTGGCTGCCTGCGTCGTTGCGAATGTAAGGGAACGAGCCCGCTTGAGCCACGCGTTGCTGCTGGTTGAGGTTCAAATTGATCAAGCCCGCGTTCGCGTTGTCCAAGATCATATCGACCAGCTTAAGGGCCGGCTCGTCTTCATGGCCGGTGGGAGCTGTGTCGAATCCGATGATCACATTCTCCTGCCCGGGATAGGTAACGGTGACGGTCTTCTTTTCGGTGATGGGGGCAGGCATCGGACGGGTAAACTCTGGGATGTCTCCAGATTTCCACGACGAGAAATACTTATCGACTACCTCAATCGCCTCTTCCGCTTGGAAATCGCCGGAAAGCGCCACTGCCATGTTGTTGGCCACGTAGTGAGCATTGAAAAACTCATGGATCTTCTTGAGCGACGGCTTCTTGAGGTGCTCAACAGAGCCGAGAGCGGTTTGCGAACCGTAGGGATGTTCGCCATAGAGCAGCGAAAAGAGAGCTTCCTGGATCAAACGGTCCTTATTGTCCATGGAACGGTTCTTTTCCTCGTAAACGATTTCGAGCTCCGGCTGGAAGAGGCGGAAGACCGGATCCTTGAAACGATTCGACTCGAGCTTCGCCCATTGCTCGAGGCGGTTGGACGGCAATTCTTCGAGGTAGACTGTGCGGTCGGGAGCGGTGTAGGCGTTAATGCCCTGCCCGCCCAAGCTGGAGATCAACGTATCGAACTCGCTGGGGATCGCGTACTGGGCAGCCAGCTGCGACTCCTTGTTGATTTCCTGGTAAATGCGAGCCCTCTCTTCCGGGTCTTCTTCATGGAAGTGCTCCTCGTACAGCTCGGTGATACGTTCGATGTGCGGCTTCTCCTTCTCCCAGTCCGAGGTGCCGTATTCGGTGTTGCCCTTGAAAAGCAAATGTTCGAGGTAGTGGGCCAAGCCTGTCGCGTCCGCCGGATCGTCCTTGGAGCCCGCTCGCACCGTGATTTCGGAGCGGAAGGTCGGAGTTTCGTGATTCTCGGTCAGGTAAACCGTTAGCCCATTGTCCAACTCGTAGATGTGAACCTGCATGAGGTCGTCTTCGAGCGGCGCCTGCACCAGCTTGTAGCCGGCATGCAAGGAAAAGAGGGGAAGGAAGAGAAGAAGGGATAGGTAGGCGCTAAGGTGCTTTGATTTCATTCCTCGTTGGGTTGGCGTTTCAGTTTTTAAAATTAGCCTTTTCGGATTGAGAGTCGACTGTCCTCACTGCCAGGGACAGGTACGGCTGCGAGCAGTTTCTGAGAATACTCACTTTGCGGGTTGCCGATCACGTCTTTGGTCAATCCGTATTCGACGATCTTGCCACGACGCATGACAGCAGTTCGTTCCGCGATACGCTTTACCACGCTGAGATCATGCGAGATAAAGAGGTATGACAAGTTATGGCGTTCCTGAAGCTCCATCAACAGGTCAATGACCTGCGCCTGGATCGTTACGTCCAGAGCGCTGACTGCCTCATCCAGGATGATCAGCTGCGGGCGCAAAGACATGGCTCGAGCGATACAGATCCGTTGTCGCTGCCCTCCGCTGAACTCATGTGGATAGCGATAGATTTGGTCCGCGGAAAGTCCGACTTCTTCCATCAGGCGCACTGCGACATCCGCCTTCGACTTCCCCTCCAGCAATCGATGCTCCTCCATCCCCTCCGTTAGGATATCCAAAATCGTCATACGCGGATTCAAGGAGGAGAAAGGATCTTGAAACACGATCTGCATATCGCGGCGCAGGGTCTTGAGCTCCGCCATCTTCATGCCCACCAATTGCTGCCCTCGAAACGTCACCTTGCCGGAGAGAGCCTTTTCCAGCCCTAGGATCGTTCGCCCCAAAGTGCTTTTGCCGCTGCCCGATTCTCCTACCACAGCGAGAGTCTCCCCTTCCATGATCTCTAGGCTAACGTCATCGACCGCCTTGATGTGCCCCACCGTCCTAGAAAAGATCCCTTTCTTGATAGGGAACCAAGTCTTCAGATTTTCTACAGTCAAAATCGGTAGACTCAGGCCTTCACGGGCGATTGGCTCATCGGTAAGCCGCGGAACAGAGGAAAGCAACTTACGCGTGTATCCTTCTTTTGGCGACGCAAAAAGGTCTCTCAGCTTCCCTTCTTCGACCTTGCGAGATCTCTCCATGACCATCACCCGGTCACAGAGCTGCCAGATTACCCCCATGTCGTGAGTAATAAAGATGATCGAGCTGTCTTCGCTTTTGACCTGTAAAATCAATTCGAAGATTTGGCGCTGAGTCGTCACGTCAAGGGCCGTCGTCGGCTCGTCGGCGATGATGATCTTGGGATCCAGCATGAGGACGGAGGCAATCATCACGCGTTGCCTCATGCCCCCCGAAAACTCGAACGGGTAGGCTCCCATTCGCTCCTCTGGAGATGGAATTCCAACCTTTGCTAGCCACTCAATCGCTCTCTCTCGAGCTTCCTTCTTCGTGATGTCGAAATGCAGTTGCAGGGTCTCGACGAATTGATCCCCTATCGTCATCAAGGGCGAGAGAGCCGTCATCGGTTCCTGGAAAATGATGCCAATCTCCCGACCACGAATCTTGATTAGCTCGCTTATCGGCATCGACATCAAGTCACGTCCGTCGTAAACGGCAGAACCTCTGACTATTTTACCGACTGGAGCAGGGACCAAGCGCAGCAAGCTGAGGCCCGTAACCGATTTTCCACTACCAGACTCCCCAACAATCCCAAGTATCTCGTTCTTGTGCAGATCGAACGAGAGATCGTCGACAGCTCTCACCGTCGATTCATCTGTCTGGAATTCGATGGTCAAGTTTCTGACCGCGAGCATGACTTCTTGGCTAGCACTCATGACTCGTAATGCGTGTTGGCTCTTGGGTCGAAGGCGGAGCGAACGCCTTCTCCAATGAAGACACCCAGCAAACCGACTAGGAACAATGCAAGGAAAGGAAATAGCACAAGCCACCAAGCGTAGCTAAACTCTTGGGCTTGCGCGAACATCTCTCCCCAACTCGGCGTCGGAGCCGGCAAACCGAACCCCAAGTAATCCAAGGCGGAAAGGGCTCCGATCGCTGACACCAAGGAGAAGGGGAAAAAGGTAATCACGGGAACCATCGAATTCGGCAAAATGTGCCGCAGAATAATCTTTCTCGAGGGGAGTCCTAAACAAGTCGCTGCTTCGACGAAGGGTTGTTTGCGGAGCTTCAGGAATTCGCCGCGGATGTAGTAGGATATTCCGATCCAGCTGAAGAGGGCATAAACGACCAGCAGGAGCCCAAAGCTCTGCCCAAACACAGAGCCGAGTAAAATCATAACGTAAAGGAACGGCAGCGCCTCCCATATCTCGATCGAACGCTGGCCAAGCAAATCGACCTTGCCGCCATAGTATCCTTGAACGGCTCCCGCGGCGATCCCGAGGAGCATCGAAGCCGCCACCAGCAAAATACCAAAATTCATGGAGATGCGCATCGCATGTATCAAACGAGAGAATACATCCCTTCCAGAGCTATCGAGACCCATCCAATGATTCTCGGTCGGGCGAAACGGGAAGAAGACATCCTCCTTTTCGAAATCGACCTCGTAGCTCTTCCCTTCGATATCCAGCGATATCGGTTGAATGCGACGCGTCATCCGCTCGTTGGCCTTCTCCTCGATAAGGTTGCGCGTCTCGTCATTCAGTTTGCTCCATAGCGTACTCGATCTCTCGATACGCCCCTCACCCTCGTGATCGACGTAACGCAGCACCTCTCGCTTCGACACGTTCACTTCCTCTCTCAAAGTTACCCTGACCGTTCGCGGGGGTCGCGAGCGCGGTTCGTAGGGCGAAAGCGCAAGCTCAACTACAATGCCGGATGCGAGCTCAACCTTCTCGCTAAATGCCGGTAGAACACTTTCGTTGGCAAGCCGCCCTTTGACAGCAGACTCGAACCCGGGCGAGACCGCGAAC
This region includes:
- a CDS encoding ABC transporter permease subunit — encoded protein: MKIRRPKFNPITQKRWKRFKALKRSYCSFWLLIGLYAFSLLADVLFNEKPLYVRYEGESYLPLFFYYPDDVFTDSGLVTRPDYKAINASERFAEGSGNFMVFAPYPYGPNESITAAQIDVDETVDIVIRRQQLVGNLELDESLSIRRSVASAAMFGVESDRDLRGVEASEQFAVSPGFESAVKGRLANESVLPAFSEKVELASGIVVELALSPYEPRSRPPRTVRVTLREEVNVSKREVLRYVDHEGEGRIERSSTLWSKLNDETRNLIEEKANERMTRRIQPISLDIEGKSYEVDFEKEDVFFPFRPTENHWMGLDSSGRDVFSRLIHAMRISMNFGILLVAASMLLGIAAGAVQGYYGGKVDLLGQRSIEIWEALPFLYVMILLGSVFGQSFGLLLVVYALFSWIGISYYIRGEFLKLRKQPFVEAATCLGLPSRKIILRHILPNSMVPVITFFPFSLVSAIGALSALDYLGFGLPAPTPSWGEMFAQAQEFSYAWWLVLFPFLALFLVGLLGVFIGEGVRSAFDPRANTHYES